The window TCTTCAACCTGATGGAATCGACGGTGCCCGAGTACGTGACGGCGGGAGTCGTGCGCGAGCGTCAGGGCTCCACGGTGAGCGGCATCGTTCCCACCAACGTCTACCCGTGCGCGGACGCGCACTACATCATCATCGGCGGCAACGCGGACAGCATCTTCAGGCGGTTGATGCGCGCGGTCGACAGGCCCGATCTCGCCGACGATCCGAGGCTGGCCACCAACGATGGACGCGTACCACACGCGACGTTGATCGACGAGGCCATCGCGGCATGGACGTCGTTGCGTCCGTACGAGGAGGCATTCGCCATTCTCGACGCGGCCGACGTGCCGTGCGGGCCGATCTATTCGGTGGCCGATCAGGTGAAGGATCCGCATTTCCGCGAACGCGGCGCCATCGAACACGTCACGCTGGCCAACGGTGAACGCGTGGCCATCCCCGCCATCGCACCGCAGCTGTCACGCACGCCAGGACGCACCACGTGGCCGGGACCTGCAATCGGTGCGCACAACGACGAGGTCTATGGCGACATCCTCGGACTCGATGCCTCGGCGATCGACGATCTCCGCGCGCGCGGCGTGATCTGAGCCTGCTACAATCGCTTGTCCTGACGGAGGCAACTGGTTGGCTCAGCGCGTCACGTCCCGCAAGGGACACACCAAGTCCACGACCACGAAGTCCACGACCTCGGCACCACGTTTCGAACACGCCCCGCTCGTCATCGACGGCTCACGCATCAAGTTGCGATCCCGCGTGGCCGGCCACATCGTCAAGCTGCCCGACGATCTCCCGTTGCCGCGTATCGAACGTCGCAGGAGCGGCGTACACGGCTGGGGCGTCTTCGCGCTCGAACGCATTCCCAAGAACAAGCGCATCATCTATTACGGTGGACAACTCGTGCCGTCCAGGGAGAGCCACGGCCGCGAGGTGGCGTACCTCGAGAAGGGCTGCATCTGGTGCTTCGAACTCAGCACGCGCTGGGCGGTCGACGCGATGTATGGCGGCAACGTCTCGCGCTTCATCAACCATGCGTGCAAGCCGAACGCGTACAGCCAGATCGTCGACGGCATCATCTGGATCCGCGCGGGCCGCACGATCGAGGCCGGTGAGGAATTGACCTACGACTACTACACGGGCGGCACGGCGGAGATCGCCTGCCAGTGCCGGCCCGGGTGCAAGGGACAGATCTGATCGGCCGCGTCGTCTATCTGCACGGGTTCGCCTCCTCGGCGCAGTCGAGCAAGGCGCAGTACTTCGCGAGCCGCTTCGCCGAGGTGGGGATTCCCCTGGTCGCGCCCGACCTCAATGCGCCAGACTTCAGTACGCTCACCGTGACGCGCATGCTGGACGATGTGGGGCGCGTGGTGGCACAGGGACCGCCAGGGCCAGTTGTCCTCATGGGCTCGAGCATGGGCGGGTTCCTGGCGTGGCACGCCGCGGCGCGCCTGCCGCTGTTGCTGCCGCAGCATCCCGTGAGCCGAATCGTCCTGCTGGCGCCAGCGGTCACGTTCGGCCGGAACCGCAAGGAAGATTTCGGACCCGGGGTGGTGGACGAGTGGGAGCGCGCGGGCACGCGCGACTTCTTCCACTACGGCGACAACGTCGTGAAACCGCTCCATTACGAGTTCTACCGCGACGCGCTGGCATACCCGGCGGCGGCTGCGCCGGTGAACGTCCCCGCGCTCATCTTCCAGGGCATGCAGGACGATGTGGTGAAGCCGCAGGGTGTGATGGAGTTCTGCCAGGGCCGGCCGAACGTCTCGCTGCGCCTGCTCCAGGACGGTCACCAACTGCTCGCCCACCTCGACGAGATGTGGCAGGAGATCCGCACCTTCCTCGACTGCTGACGCGACTCCTGCGCGGCATGCTCGTCGTGGCGTGCTGCGCCGTGTCGGCGTGCGGCGGCTCCAGCGTCGATCGGCCAGCGCCATCGACCGATTCCACACGGAGGCCAACGTCCGGAGGGACGCCAGGGGCTCTGACCCCTGGCGTAGCCGCGGGCGATCTCCCTGGCACGGACCGGACTGACGACGCCGCGTTGATCGACGCATCGACGCGCGCCGCATGGGCGCGCCTGCGATGGCCCGGCGGCGACGTCGTGGACTCCAACAAGGCCGAGCGGCTCGACGAGCCCATCCTGGCGGGCTCGCTCTTCAAGCTCGTCGCCGCGCGAGCCGCACTCGAACAGGGCATCGTCTCGGACGACACGCGCATCGCCTGTCCGCGTGCGCTCGTCGTGCGTGGACGCCGCGTCGATTGCGTGCATCCCGATCTCGGCAGGCCGCTCACGCTCGATGAGGCGATCGCGCACTCGTGCAATCACTTCTTCGTCACGCTCGCGGGACGGCTCGATCGCCACGGCCTCGCGTCGACGCTGCGGCGCCTGTCGCACGGCGCAGTGACGCTCGGTGCCGAGGCACCGATGCCACTCGTGGTACTCGGTCTCGACGGCCCACGTGTGTCGGCGCGCGCGTGGGCATCGACGGCGCTCGCGGCCATGGTCGACAACGCGAGTACGCCGCAGGCGTCGCTCGTGAGACGCGGCGTCGTTGCCGCGGCGAGCACAGGCACGGCCGTCGGCCTGCGCGATCCCTCGTCGCTGACGCTGGCCAAGACGGCGACGACGATCGGGGCGCAGGGAGGGCAGGAAGGGGTCGTCGTGGCATGGCGCCCCGAGCGACACGAGGCAATCGTGGTGCGCGCGCCTGGCGTGGCGGGGCGCGATGCGGCACGCATCGCGCGTGCGATCTGGGACGACGTGGACCGGCACGATGATGCGCACGTCCGCGTGGGGCGCGTGAGGACGATGGCTCCCGACACGTCCGGACCGGCAGTGGACGACGTCCCGATCGAGACGTATGTCGCTGGCGTTGTCGCCGCCGAGGGCACACACGACATGCCTGCCGTTGCGCAGCAGGCACTCGCCATCCTTGCGCGCAGCTACGTCCGCGCATCGCCGGGGCGTCACGCACGCGACGGATACGACGTGTGCGACAGCACGCACTGCCAGGTGTTCGGTGCATCCACGACGTGGAGCCGCGATGCCGCGGCGGTGACGCGCGGCGTGGTCCTCACCGAAAGGGGGACGACGGTTGCGGTGCCGTATTCGGCGTCGTGCAGCGGCATCCTGGTGTCGCCACGCGACGTGTGGGGTGGCGAGGCTGCCGCGCGCACACGCACGGGAGTCGATCCCGGCGCGCACGCCGTGGAGACGTGGAGGAGCGACGTTGCGTCAGTGGCGCTCACACGTGCCCTGCAGGACGCCGGACATCGGGGGGATCAGTTGCGTGACCTGCGCGTGGCCGCATACGCGGCCGACGGCGTGCCGTCGCGGCTGGCGCTCGACGGACTCGTACCGTCGGAGATCGACGCCACGACCTTCAGGCACATCGTTGGGCGACGCATTGGCTGGGATGTGTTGAAGAGCCATGCGTGGGCCGTCACGCGCACGGCCCGCGGGTATCGCTTCAGCGGGCGCGGAAAGGGGCACGGCGCCGGTGTGTGCCTGCGCGGCGCGTCGACGCTTGCCGCCGATGGCGTGTCGGTGGACCGCGTGCTTGCGGCGTATGCGCCCGATGCGGTGCTGCGCGCGGAGCAGGATCGCCTGACGCTGCGGCTTCCGGCGGCACGCGCGTCGGAGGGATCGCTATTGCGTCAGACGTTGCTCACGCATCTGGCCGGGGTGCGCGTGCGGCTGGCGGTGACGACGTCGCGGGCTGTGGAGGTCGTGGTCCATCCGACGCGCGAAGCGTATCAGCGGACGACGGGGCGCGCGTGGTGGACGGCCGCGAATGCGCGAGCCGTGCGAGACGGGCGGTGGCGCGTGGATCTGGCACCGCCGCCATCGATGGGAACCGGGACCGATGGTGCACGCGCGGGCGAGGCATTCTTCACGACGTGGCGACATGAGGTCGTGCATATCCTGACGAGTGAGGCA is drawn from Acidobacteriota bacterium and contains these coding sequences:
- a CDS encoding SET domain-containing protein-lysine N-methyltransferase; its protein translation is MAQRVTSRKGHTKSTTTKSTTSAPRFEHAPLVIDGSRIKLRSRVAGHIVKLPDDLPLPRIERRRSGVHGWGVFALERIPKNKRIIYYGGQLVPSRESHGREVAYLEKGCIWCFELSTRWAVDAMYGGNVSRFINHACKPNAYSQIVDGIIWIRAGRTIEAGEELTYDYYTGGTAEIACQCRPGCKGQI
- a CDS encoding alpha/beta fold hydrolase → MQGTDLIGRVVYLHGFASSAQSSKAQYFASRFAEVGIPLVAPDLNAPDFSTLTVTRMLDDVGRVVAQGPPGPVVLMGSSMGGFLAWHAAARLPLLLPQHPVSRIVLLAPAVTFGRNRKEDFGPGVVDEWERAGTRDFFHYGDNVVKPLHYEFYRDALAYPAAAAPVNVPALIFQGMQDDVVKPQGVMEFCQGRPNVSLRLLQDGHQLLAHLDEMWQEIRTFLDC
- a CDS encoding SpoIID/LytB domain-containing protein, which gives rise to MIDASTRAAWARLRWPGGDVVDSNKAERLDEPILAGSLFKLVAARAALEQGIVSDDTRIACPRALVVRGRRVDCVHPDLGRPLTLDEAIAHSCNHFFVTLAGRLDRHGLASTLRRLSHGAVTLGAEAPMPLVVLGLDGPRVSARAWASTALAAMVDNASTPQASLVRRGVVAAASTGTAVGLRDPSSLTLAKTATTIGAQGGQEGVVVAWRPERHEAIVVRAPGVAGRDAARIARAIWDDVDRHDDAHVRVGRVRTMAPDTSGPAVDDVPIETYVAGVVAAEGTHDMPAVAQQALAILARSYVRASPGRHARDGYDVCDSTHCQVFGASTTWSRDAAAVTRGVVLTERGTTVAVPYSASCSGILVSPRDVWGGEAAARTRTGVDPGAHAVETWRSDVASVALTRALQDAGHRGDQLRDLRVAAYAADGVPSRLALDGLVPSEIDATTFRHIVGRRIGWDVLKSHAWAVTRTARGYRFSGRGKGHGAGVCLRGASTLAADGVSVDRVLAAYAPDAVLRAEQDRLTLRLPAARASEGSLLRQTLLTHLAGVRVRLAVTTSRAVEVVVHPTREAYQRTTGRAWWTAANARAVRDGRWRVDLAPPPSMGTGTDGARAGEAFFTTWRHEVVHILTSEALTDAPLWMSEGLAHLVARPLGEGHALSHEVHGGGTLGRQSDACPTDEELRRPGSLDAMRQVYAAAAACAAAALPAGVAGWRTLLHPR